A genomic region of Elaeis guineensis isolate ETL-2024a chromosome 9, EG11, whole genome shotgun sequence contains the following coding sequences:
- the LOC105051715 gene encoding uncharacterized protein isoform X2 — translation MKKAATPSRGIGNGSAGGGGGGGLFSRSPESRRCVRFPARSLPFSGEFATLGLTPSASKSDVKRAYKRLALKYHPDVMRGEKGVQEEEAFKEIKSAYEFIYHRRVILGQKRLGEQCLHFWNKISKKMPEHIMV, via the exons ATGAAGAAGGCAGCCACGCCGTCGAGGGGAATTGGGAACGGATCGGCCGGCGGCGGCGGAGGCGGCGGCCTCTTCTCGAGGTCGCCGGAGAGCCGGCGATGCGTGAGATTTCCGGCGAGATCGCTGCCGTTCTCCGGGGAGTTCGCCACCCTGGGGCTGACGCCGTCCGCGTCCAAGTCCGACGTCAAGCGCGCCTACAAACGCCTGGCCTTGAAG TACCACCCGGATGTGATGAGAGGGGAGAAGGGGGTCCAAGAGGAGGAAGCCTTTAAGGAGATCAAATCTGCATACGAG TTTATATACCACAGGCGAGTCATATTAGGACAAAAAAGACTTGGAGAACAATGCCTCCATTTCTG GAACAAAATCTCAAAAAAGATGCCAGAACACATCATGGTTTAA
- the LOC105051715 gene encoding uncharacterized protein isoform X1 → MKKAATPSRGIGNGSAGGGGGGGLFSRSPESRRCVRFPARSLPFSGEFATLGLTPSASKSDVKRAYKRLALKYHPDVMRGEKGVQEEEAFKEIKSAYENIMAQFEGESHSTEQALNDEWDEWDEWMGFEGGIPVVHHPY, encoded by the exons ATGAAGAAGGCAGCCACGCCGTCGAGGGGAATTGGGAACGGATCGGCCGGCGGCGGCGGAGGCGGCGGCCTCTTCTCGAGGTCGCCGGAGAGCCGGCGATGCGTGAGATTTCCGGCGAGATCGCTGCCGTTCTCCGGGGAGTTCGCCACCCTGGGGCTGACGCCGTCCGCGTCCAAGTCCGACGTCAAGCGCGCCTACAAACGCCTGGCCTTGAAG TACCACCCGGATGTGATGAGAGGGGAGAAGGGGGTCCAAGAGGAGGAAGCCTTTAAGGAGATCAAATCTGCATACGAG AATATAATGGCCCAGTTTGAAGGAGAAAGTCACTCCACTGAACAAGCACTTAATGATGAATGGGATGAATGGGACGAATGGATGGGTTTTGAAGGAGGAATACCTGTGGTCCATCACCCTTATTGA